From the genome of Mucilaginibacter paludis DSM 18603:
TAGTTCAACCAATTTTTTTACGATAGCCAGGCCCAGGCCCGAGCCGCCCTGTTTCCGGGTGGTGATTGTTTGGGGTTGCGAAAAACTATCAAAAATCAATTCAAGATGCCCCTTCGCAATTCCGGTGCCGGTATCCTTAATCTCAAACAGCAAGCAGTCGGTTTCTTCTGTTGTGCTCAATTTTGTGATATTGATATCAATATGCCCCGCATCAGTAAATTTAATAGCATTAGTAATCAGGTTGCTTATAATCTGCGACAGTTTAGTTTCATCCAGATGGTAAGATTGGGCAACATCCGGATCAATATTTAAAAACAGCCCTATTCCTTTTTCCTTCGCCAGGTTCTCATAAGTATTTTTGATGTTTTCGAGCAACACTTTAAAATTGCCGGGTCGCATTTCAAGGTTGGATTTGCCGGTGTCCAGCTTGGTAAAATCCAGAATATCATTAATGATCAGCAATAAATTGTTTGCGGCAAATTTGAGCGAATCAACAAATTGCTTCTCCTTTTTTTTCACTTTACCTCCAAGTAACGCTGCAATAGTGATTACCGCATTTAGCGGTGTGCGTATTTCGTGGCTCATGGTTGATAAAAACTCCTGCTTCACCTGTGCCGCCTGCTCAGCTCTGTTCTTTTTGTCAATAATATCCGCCCTTTCAACCTGCGCTTTCGCCTGCTGTTCAAGAGTTTCCATTTTTGTTATCAGCTCATAATTCTCTATAACCTTTAATGTTTGTGTATTAATTACCGCTTCTTTATGCTCCAGATAGCGCTCAAGATACTCAAGCGCCTTACCCTGGTTGTTTTCAAGCTTGTATGCCTGGTAAAAAAGGTAGTTACACTTAATTTTAATAATCACAATATTATACGCTTCGCTTACCTGCAGGCCTTGGGCTAAACTAATTTTTGCCTTATCCAAAGCTCCATGCTGTATGTACATAGCCCCTAATTTGCAATATGCCATACCGAGCCCCAGCCGTTCGCCCATCTCCTGATGGATGGCGACGGCTTTTTCAAAGTCGCGTTCAGCCTCTTTAAATCGTTTTAAATACGTATATACTTTAGCCCGGCCATAGATGGAAAACGCAAGCCCGCGGATATCGCCGGTTTGCTCCTTCATTCTGATGGAAAGCTCTATAATTTCAAGTGCCTTTTTCGCGTTTTTTTGTTTAAGATACACTCCCGACAGTGGATTATAAGCGTTGGATTCCAGGTTGCTGTCTTCCGCTATACGGGCGGTTTGCACCGCCGACTCATATGATTTAATGGCATTTTTTTCATCACCAAAATACTCGTAGATAGTACCCAATGATTTTTCTACCCGGGCCTGGTTATGATAGTCGTTGTATTTACGATAGGTTGCCAAACAATCAATCAGGTAAATAAGGCCCAGGTGAAAATTGTCGGTTTTATAAAAAATACCCGCTATATTATATTTAGCATCGGCTATACCTTTATCGTCTTTTAAATCTTCAAAATATTTAATTGC
Proteins encoded in this window:
- a CDS encoding ATP-binding protein — translated: MASTEDIHKQINSLLDDAYACRTSNLTQSKVLAEKALLLSHKLQNKELIGRCLNRLALFKMIQGEYDKSLSMSEEAIKYFEDLKDDKGIADAKYNIAGIFYKTDNFHLGLIYLIDCLATYRKYNDYHNQARVEKSLGTIYEYFGDEKNAIKSYESAVQTARIAEDSNLESNAYNPLSGVYLKQKNAKKALEIIELSIRMKEQTGDIRGLAFSIYGRAKVYTYLKRFKEAERDFEKAVAIHQEMGERLGLGMAYCKLGAMYIQHGALDKAKISLAQGLQVSEAYNIVIIKIKCNYLFYQAYKLENNQGKALEYLERYLEHKEAVINTQTLKVIENYELITKMETLEQQAKAQVERADIIDKKNRAEQAAQVKQEFLSTMSHEIRTPLNAVITIAALLGGKVKKKEKQFVDSLKFAANNLLLIINDILDFTKLDTGKSNLEMRPGNFKVLLENIKNTYENLAKEKGIGLFLNIDPDVAQSYHLDETKLSQIISNLITNAIKFTDAGHIDINITKLSTTEETDCLLFEIKDTGTGIAKGHLELIFDSFSQPQTITTRKQGGSGLGLAIVKKLVELHGSTIRVSSVPGTGSVFYFELNLKKSSTPVKMAIMHADQLKDKTVLLAEDNMINAMVAMKLLSNWKMKTEHATNGLQAVEKARLKDFDFILMDIHMPEMDGFEATRSIRDHKGCNANSPIFALTADITAKHKEEYKDYFNGFLTKPIEINKLYEALLATSS